A genomic stretch from Perognathus longimembris pacificus isolate PPM17 chromosome 5, ASM2315922v1, whole genome shotgun sequence includes:
- the LOC125351332 gene encoding cytochrome c oxidase subunit 6B1-like: MAEDIKSKIKKYKTAHFDSHFPNQNQTRNCWQNYLDFHRCEKAMTEKGGDVSLCRWYQRVYKSLCPMSWVSAWDHPRAEGTFPGKI, encoded by the coding sequence ATGGCGGAAGACATCAAGAGCAAAATCAAGAAATACAAAACAGCCCATTTTGACAGCCACTTCCCTAACCAGAACCAGACCAGAAACTGCTGGCAGAACTACCTGGACTTCCACCGCTGCGAGAAGGCCAtgacagagaaaggaggagacGTGTCCTTGTGCCGGTGGTACCAGAGGGTGTATAAGTCCCTGTGCCCTATGTCCTGGGTCTCAGCCTGGGATCACCCCCGGGCAGAAGGCACATTTCCTGGGAAGATCTGA